From Mesorhizobium sp., the proteins below share one genomic window:
- a CDS encoding N-acyl homoserine lactonase family protein encodes MFEIHTLRVGELLIPHGGGLLRDPIHVWLVTDGKTHVLVDSGMPSAAEVKARLKVDGDGGGRESLRTALAAVGTKPEDIDFVIPTHLHFDHAWNFDLFPKACVVVQRDEVFHAIDPAATQRIYYFKETVIALLQRKRPSEFRLVDGDVDLMDGIRLVKAPGHTPGMQVVIVTTAKGKAALVSDLGDHYRCWLPADPRATDAPMRFLGDGFLPGSIRSESEATYVGSMAKVKAASDIVVPAHDFRIPKHMPHDWFAGPASTEDDLTHMPHRKAAE; translated from the coding sequence GTGTTTGAAATCCATACGCTGCGTGTCGGCGAACTCTTAATCCCGCATGGGGGAGGGCTGCTTCGCGACCCGATCCACGTCTGGCTGGTCACCGACGGCAAGACCCATGTGCTCGTCGATAGCGGCATGCCGAGCGCGGCCGAAGTCAAGGCGCGGCTGAAGGTCGATGGGGATGGCGGCGGCCGCGAGTCGCTGCGCACCGCGCTGGCGGCTGTCGGCACGAAGCCGGAAGACATCGACTTTGTCATCCCGACGCATCTGCATTTCGACCACGCCTGGAACTTTGATCTGTTTCCAAAGGCATGCGTGGTCGTGCAGCGCGACGAGGTCTTCCACGCCATCGATCCGGCCGCGACCCAGCGCATCTACTATTTCAAGGAGACAGTGATCGCGCTCCTGCAACGCAAACGGCCTTCCGAATTCCGGCTGGTCGACGGCGACGTCGATCTGATGGACGGTATTCGGCTGGTCAAGGCGCCGGGCCACACGCCGGGCATGCAGGTAGTGATCGTCACGACGGCAAAGGGTAAGGCGGCCCTCGTCTCCGATCTCGGCGATCATTATCGCTGCTGGCTACCAGCCGATCCGCGCGCCACCGATGCCCCTATGCGCTTCCTTGGCGACGGTTTCCTGCCGGGATCGATCCGCAGCGAGAGCGAAGCGACCTACGTTGGCAGCATGGCGAAGGTGAAGGCCGCTTCCGACATCGTCGTGCCGGCCCACGACTTCCGTATTCCAAAGCATATGCCGCATGACTGGTTCGCCGGTCCCGCATCGACCGAAGACGACCTGACACATATGCCGCATCGCAAGGCGGCGGAGTAG
- a CDS encoding branched-chain amino acid ABC transporter permease — protein MLAQQLANGLVLGSIYALSALGFTLIFGAARVVNFAYGELLMLGAFFTLTIMMWSGLPFYAALPVAMVGIAVLSVIMFLLTLRPLLRGAYTSLQGELQVILVTLGLLYILREAAVIIWGTAPRQIDMGVTGIQIVGDVVMTNQRLVVIGVMAVLVLALYWILYRTNIGKALRAIAQNREGALAIGLNTDRIIAFVFAVSGAMACAAGSLLGALYAVEPHMGGAPLLKAFVIVIFGGLGSVPGAIVGGLAIGLIENLAGAYISFAFKDVFTFMLLIGVLLLRPAGLFGRSR, from the coding sequence ATGCTCGCCCAGCAGCTCGCCAACGGCCTGGTTCTTGGCAGCATCTATGCGCTGTCGGCGCTCGGATTCACGCTGATCTTCGGTGCGGCCCGGGTTGTGAACTTCGCGTATGGCGAACTGCTGATGCTGGGTGCCTTCTTCACGCTGACGATCATGATGTGGTCGGGACTGCCATTCTATGCGGCTCTGCCCGTTGCCATGGTTGGAATCGCCGTTCTCAGCGTGATCATGTTCCTGCTGACGCTGCGCCCGCTGCTCCGCGGCGCCTATACCTCCCTCCAGGGCGAGTTGCAGGTGATCCTTGTGACTCTCGGGCTGCTTTACATCTTGCGTGAAGCCGCGGTCATCATCTGGGGCACCGCGCCGCGCCAGATCGACATGGGCGTCACCGGGATCCAGATAGTCGGCGACGTCGTGATGACGAACCAGCGCCTCGTGGTTATCGGCGTCATGGCTGTTCTCGTCCTTGCGCTGTACTGGATCCTCTACAGGACCAATATCGGCAAGGCGCTGCGCGCCATCGCGCAGAACCGCGAAGGCGCGCTGGCGATCGGGTTGAACACCGATCGCATCATCGCATTCGTCTTCGCCGTCTCGGGTGCCATGGCCTGTGCGGCCGGCAGCCTGCTTGGCGCCCTCTATGCAGTTGAGCCGCATATGGGTGGCGCGCCGCTGCTGAAGGCTTTTGTCATCGTCATCTTCGGCGGTCTCGGCAGCGTCCCCGGCGCCATCGTCGGTGGCCTGGCCATCGGACTGATCGAGAATCTCGCAGGCGCCTATATCTCGTTTGCCTTCAAGGACGTCTTCACCTTCATGCTGCTGATCGGCGTCCTCTTGCTGCGCCCGGCTGGGCTTTTCGGACGTTCGCGATGA
- a CDS encoding acyl-CoA dehydrogenase: protein MDFTYSAKDAAFRDELRAWLAANLPAGWGETVFGPEDEDENAMFRLDWEGKLYAGGWNGIAWPVKYGGRGASLVEQAIFAEEMARARAPEGLNIIGRNLVATTLLHHGSEEQRQRYLPKIISGEEVWCQGFSEPNAGSDLASIRCRAVREGDHFVINGQKIWTSFAQYAQWCILLARTDTDLPKHQGISFLLVDMSTPGISIRPLRQISGESEFNETFFDNVKVPVANLVGDLNGGWKIAMTTLAYERGPEDALGRQIHFKQELDALIETAATLKRGKGTAIDDPTVRQKLAKSVVEIEVMRLNCLRAFSKALKGKPRGPEASMNKLYWSHVTQNMYETALEALGPLAPLDGGDPLSPGEGRFQLSFLRSKAFTIYSGSSEIQRNIIAERVLGLPK from the coding sequence ATGGATTTTACCTACAGCGCCAAGGACGCCGCATTCCGCGACGAGTTGCGCGCCTGGCTGGCGGCCAACCTGCCGGCTGGCTGGGGTGAGACGGTTTTCGGGCCCGAAGACGAGGATGAGAACGCTATGTTCCGTCTCGACTGGGAGGGCAAGCTGTACGCCGGCGGCTGGAACGGCATCGCATGGCCGGTCAAGTATGGCGGACGCGGCGCGAGCCTCGTCGAGCAGGCGATCTTCGCAGAGGAGATGGCGCGCGCCCGCGCTCCCGAAGGTCTGAACATAATCGGCCGCAACCTCGTCGCCACGACGCTCCTGCATCACGGTTCAGAGGAACAGCGCCAGCGTTATCTTCCCAAGATCATCTCTGGCGAGGAAGTCTGGTGCCAGGGCTTCTCGGAGCCGAATGCCGGTTCAGACCTCGCTTCGATCCGCTGTCGCGCGGTACGCGAAGGCGACCATTTCGTCATCAACGGCCAGAAAATCTGGACGAGTTTCGCGCAATACGCCCAGTGGTGCATCCTGCTGGCGCGCACCGACACGGATCTGCCCAAGCATCAGGGCATTTCCTTCCTCCTCGTCGACATGTCGACGCCCGGCATCTCGATCCGCCCGCTGAGGCAGATTTCGGGCGAGAGCGAGTTCAACGAGACCTTTTTCGACAATGTGAAGGTTCCGGTCGCCAATCTCGTCGGCGACCTGAACGGCGGCTGGAAGATCGCCATGACAACGCTCGCCTATGAGCGCGGTCCGGAAGACGCGCTCGGTCGGCAGATCCATTTCAAGCAGGAACTCGACGCGCTGATCGAGACGGCGGCGACGCTGAAGCGTGGCAAGGGGACGGCGATCGATGACCCGACTGTCAGGCAGAAGCTGGCGAAGTCGGTGGTCGAGATCGAGGTAATGCGGCTGAACTGCCTGCGCGCCTTCTCGAAGGCGCTGAAGGGCAAGCCACGGGGACCCGAAGCATCCATGAACAAGCTCTATTGGAGCCATGTGACTCAGAACATGTACGAGACGGCGCTCGAGGCGCTGGGGCCGCTCGCGCCGCTGGATGGCGGCGATCCGCTCTCGCCGGGCGAGGGGCGGTTTCAGTTGAGCTTCCTGCGATCGAAGGCTTTCACCATCTATTCCGGGTCTTCGGAGATCCAGCGGAACATCATCGCCGAGCGCGTGCTCGGCCTTCCCAAGTAG
- a CDS encoding alcohol dehydrogenase catalytic domain-containing protein, with protein sequence MRAVVLPGFGGPDVFKCEEVARPVPAADQMLVKVAACGVCGHDLLNRGGHFPHTKLPAVMGHEIAGTVVETGRLVTRFKAGDRVAVIQRIPCGLCSLCRSGRENLCVSGPGFYGEDISGGYGEFVIASERNATIVPSSIPLKVAAVLSCAIGTGFHALRRASLQLNDTVVITAASGGVGIHTVKLARLLGLKTIAISSSESKVARLREAGAAEVIVAPDMAFYKEVRDLTGSEGADAVIEIAGKPTFNSSVRSLKAGGRMVIVGNVDPGSVPLNPAMSILKELDFIGSAHATLADLKKVIDLVARGEIEPEIAAFVPVEEAARAHRMMEDRSTSGRVVLTHAGGDD encoded by the coding sequence ATGCGCGCGGTTGTTCTGCCGGGCTTTGGTGGCCCCGACGTTTTCAAATGCGAAGAAGTCGCTCGGCCGGTGCCGGCGGCCGATCAGATGCTGGTGAAGGTCGCGGCCTGCGGCGTGTGCGGGCACGACCTGCTCAACCGCGGAGGACATTTCCCCCATACCAAGCTGCCTGCCGTGATGGGGCATGAGATTGCCGGCACAGTCGTCGAGACAGGCCGGCTGGTAACGCGCTTCAAGGCAGGTGACCGGGTCGCGGTCATCCAGCGCATCCCGTGTGGGCTTTGCAGTCTGTGTCGTTCGGGCCGCGAGAACCTGTGTGTGTCGGGGCCTGGTTTTTACGGCGAGGACATTTCCGGGGGCTACGGCGAATTCGTTATCGCCTCCGAACGCAACGCAACGATTGTGCCGTCGAGCATTCCGTTGAAGGTTGCCGCTGTCCTGAGTTGCGCAATCGGAACCGGGTTCCACGCCTTGCGCCGTGCATCGCTGCAACTGAACGACACGGTCGTCATCACGGCTGCCAGCGGTGGCGTCGGCATTCACACCGTCAAGCTCGCAAGGCTCCTCGGCCTGAAGACGATCGCGATTTCCTCGTCGGAATCGAAGGTTGCGCGCCTGCGCGAGGCTGGCGCCGCCGAAGTGATCGTGGCGCCCGACATGGCGTTCTACAAGGAAGTCCGCGATCTGACGGGCAGCGAGGGCGCCGACGCGGTGATCGAGATCGCCGGTAAGCCGACTTTCAACTCTTCGGTCCGGTCGCTCAAGGCAGGCGGCCGCATGGTGATCGTCGGCAATGTCGATCCCGGCAGCGTGCCGCTCAATCCGGCCATGTCCATCCTCAAGGAGCTGGATTTCATCGGCAGCGCGCACGCAACGCTGGCCGACCTGAAGAAGGTGATCGACCTCGTCGCGCGCGGCGAGATCGAGCCGGAGATCGCCGCCTTCGTGCCGGTGGAGGAAGCAGCGCGCGCCCACCGGATGATGGAAGACCGCTCGACCTCCGGGCGAGTCGTGCTCACGCATGCCGGTGGCGACGACTGA
- a CDS encoding AMP-binding protein: MANLANHLFRQARERGGKRALVFEGGEYSFADIADRVKVIAGGLSAAGVTVGTRVGLMMHSRPEFIFFQQAIFALGAVVSPLNIFYKKGELAYVVSSCDLEFLIVGEEFVDRLPEIGTPGTETLRRVFVLGGGALSTDPRLASANNLQSMGKPIDAPVQIPETSVGMMLNTSATTGKAKGVMLSLGNIGFNYDATPGWLGLDENTVTLCALPLYNTFGLNQCINALMVTGGSMVLMQRFDPEQCIKLIEKYGCTFFPGVPTMLQKLFDHPEARNHDLSSISRIMTGAAPVPAALLERIYAFMGRDTVVMTGYGLTEGTALATLEHIELDDDGKVKRPKSIGRILPGMEMRMVKEDGSETAPGEVGEICMRGPHIMLGYYRMPDDTAAALAGGWLHTGDLGMVDESGHGYIVDRKKDVIIRGGQNIYPADIEEVIYHIPGVSEVAVVGASDEALGEIPVAYVAMKPGETVSAEALINKCKEELAYFKVPAAVHFLPELPKGPTGKILRRGLRPQ, translated from the coding sequence GTGGCAAACCTCGCCAACCATCTTTTCCGGCAAGCGCGAGAGCGCGGCGGCAAGCGCGCGCTCGTTTTCGAGGGTGGTGAATACAGTTTTGCCGACATCGCCGACCGCGTGAAGGTCATCGCCGGTGGCCTCTCCGCCGCGGGCGTGACAGTCGGAACCCGCGTCGGCCTGATGATGCATTCGCGACCCGAGTTCATTTTCTTCCAGCAGGCGATCTTTGCGCTGGGCGCGGTCGTATCGCCGCTGAACATCTTCTACAAGAAGGGCGAACTGGCATACGTGGTTTCGAGCTGCGATCTCGAGTTTCTGATCGTCGGGGAAGAATTCGTCGACCGGCTGCCCGAGATTGGCACGCCGGGGACCGAAACGCTCAGGCGTGTTTTCGTGCTCGGTGGCGGCGCGTTGTCCACAGACCCGCGCCTCGCGTCGGCGAACAATCTCCAGTCGATGGGCAAGCCGATCGACGCACCGGTCCAGATACCCGAAACGTCGGTCGGCATGATGCTCAACACCAGTGCCACGACCGGTAAGGCAAAGGGCGTCATGCTGTCACTGGGCAACATCGGCTTCAATTACGATGCGACGCCGGGCTGGCTTGGCCTTGATGAAAACACCGTCACGCTCTGCGCGCTGCCGCTCTACAACACCTTCGGCTTGAACCAGTGCATCAATGCGCTGATGGTGACGGGCGGGTCGATGGTGCTGATGCAGCGCTTCGACCCCGAGCAGTGCATCAAGCTGATCGAGAAATATGGCTGCACCTTCTTCCCGGGCGTGCCAACCATGTTGCAGAAGCTGTTCGATCATCCCGAAGCACGCAATCACGATTTGAGCTCGATCTCCCGGATCATGACCGGCGCGGCGCCCGTACCGGCCGCGCTGCTGGAGCGCATCTACGCCTTCATGGGGCGCGACACGGTGGTGATGACCGGTTACGGCCTGACCGAGGGCACCGCGCTAGCTACTCTGGAACACATCGAGCTCGACGATGACGGCAAGGTGAAACGGCCGAAGTCGATCGGCCGCATCCTGCCTGGCATGGAAATGCGGATGGTCAAGGAAGACGGCAGCGAAACGGCGCCGGGCGAGGTCGGCGAAATCTGCATGCGCGGTCCCCACATCATGCTCGGCTACTACAGGATGCCCGACGACACCGCCGCGGCGCTGGCCGGCGGCTGGCTGCATACGGGCGACCTCGGCATGGTCGATGAGAGCGGACACGGCTACATCGTCGACCGCAAGAAGGATGTCATTATTCGCGGCGGCCAGAATATTTACCCCGCCGACATCGAGGAGGTGATTTATCACATTCCCGGCGTCAGCGAGGTCGCTGTCGTGGGCGCCTCCGATGAGGCGCTGGGCGAAATCCCCGTCGCCTACGTGGCGATGAAGCCCGGCGAGACAGTCTCTGCCGAGGCGCTGATCAACAAGTGCAAAGAAGAACTCGCATACTTCAAGGTCCCGGCGGCAGTTCATTTCCTCCCCGAATTGCCGAAGGGGCCGACCGGCAAGATCCTGAGGCGCGGGTTGCGGCCGCAATGA
- a CDS encoding OB-fold domain-containing protein, with translation MLSIPDTYPIDLKPFPSDLSMPYTLTPGRAAGTFLAEIGNKRIVGSKFKNSGTVAVPAQDFCPKSGDSEFDLVEAPSTGVLTAFTETDAGLIGLIRIDGADFDFPHQIVGASYGDLKIGDRVEAVWGDGAGDSILAIKGFALAPKAPVGKIKLLENPAKQLEVVPYRMDLHYEHAFGPYYGRLFDEIKTNRRIMGVRTSNGEGALLPPRELDDITHKKTGTWVEVKQTGTVRACSVIHLQFIGQKQPPPYVYAEIILDGALTRLIHNISGIDMSRAKELVKPGTRVRAVWRDSEPTGSLADISHFEVIDGEAEGR, from the coding sequence ATGCTGTCCATCCCGGATACCTATCCGATCGACCTGAAGCCGTTTCCGAGCGACCTATCGATGCCCTACACGCTTACGCCCGGTCGGGCGGCGGGCACCTTCCTCGCCGAGATCGGCAACAAACGGATCGTCGGCTCGAAGTTCAAGAACAGCGGCACGGTCGCCGTGCCGGCTCAGGATTTCTGCCCGAAGAGCGGCGACAGCGAATTTGACCTGGTCGAGGCGCCGTCGACCGGCGTGCTGACAGCCTTCACCGAAACGGACGCCGGCCTAATCGGGTTGATCCGTATCGATGGCGCGGACTTCGACTTCCCGCACCAGATCGTCGGCGCCAGCTATGGCGATCTCAAGATCGGGGATCGTGTCGAGGCGGTTTGGGGCGACGGCGCCGGCGACAGCATCCTTGCGATCAAGGGCTTTGCGCTTGCTCCCAAGGCTCCGGTTGGCAAGATCAAGCTGCTGGAAAACCCGGCGAAGCAACTCGAAGTCGTGCCGTACCGCATGGACCTGCACTACGAGCACGCTTTCGGACCGTACTACGGCCGTCTGTTCGACGAGATCAAAACGAACCGCCGTATCATGGGTGTGCGCACCTCGAACGGCGAGGGCGCTTTGCTGCCGCCGCGCGAATTGGATGACATCACGCACAAGAAGACCGGCACCTGGGTGGAAGTGAAGCAGACAGGCACCGTGCGCGCCTGCTCGGTCATCCACCTGCAATTCATCGGCCAGAAACAGCCTCCGCCCTATGTCTACGCCGAGATCATCCTGGATGGCGCCCTGACCCGCCTCATCCACAACATCTCCGGCATCGACATGAGCAGGGCGAAGGAACTCGTGAAGCCCGGAACGCGGGTGCGTGCTGTCTGGCGCGATAGCGAACCGACCGGCTCGCTCGCCGACATCTCGCATTTCGAAGTGATCGACGGCGAGGCGGAAGGCCGCTAG
- a CDS encoding alpha/beta hydrolase: MLKPVPSRRGEVVVRGVRYSIRKWGRDSGRPIVFLHGTQDSSITFQFMVEHLADDWNVIAPDWRGHGHSQWVMQGYWFHEFVADLDALMDTLFPQAAVPMVGHSLGGNIASVYAGLAPERVSHLISLDGFGPLTNLVPVDVRTILTRLLSIPKRARDHGSYPSIDAVADRLMKGNARLSREQAMFLAQHATTDNGGGGRRWRFDPSHQMALPTLHSMEEWGRIWSAISAPLLWIHSEDKRPHAATSVPGELDRRAALVPNVKRLGVPATGHNLQHDAPALMARLVERFIHDPGDPIFDRAIVSSPEEVDPLAPDLDRERARSLD, encoded by the coding sequence ATGCTCAAGCCTGTTCCGTCGCGGAGGGGGGAGGTCGTCGTTCGAGGCGTCCGCTACTCCATCCGCAAGTGGGGACGTGACAGTGGGCGACCCATCGTATTCCTGCATGGAACGCAGGATAGTTCCATCACGTTCCAGTTCATGGTTGAGCACCTGGCTGACGACTGGAACGTCATCGCCCCCGACTGGCGGGGCCACGGTCACTCGCAATGGGTGATGCAGGGCTACTGGTTCCATGAGTTCGTCGCCGATCTCGATGCGCTGATGGACACCCTGTTCCCGCAGGCGGCTGTCCCGATGGTGGGGCATAGTCTCGGGGGAAACATCGCCAGCGTTTATGCCGGGCTTGCGCCGGAGCGGGTCAGCCATCTGATCTCGCTCGACGGGTTCGGGCCGCTGACGAACCTAGTGCCCGTCGACGTCCGGACGATCCTGACGCGGTTGCTGTCGATCCCCAAGCGAGCCCGCGACCATGGCAGCTATCCAAGCATCGACGCCGTTGCCGACCGCCTGATGAAGGGCAATGCGCGATTGTCCAGGGAACAGGCGATGTTCCTGGCGCAGCACGCCACTACCGACAATGGCGGCGGAGGTCGGCGCTGGCGCTTCGACCCATCGCACCAAATGGCCCTGCCGACGCTCCACTCGATGGAGGAATGGGGACGCATATGGTCCGCGATCAGCGCGCCGCTGCTCTGGATTCATTCGGAGGACAAACGGCCACATGCGGCGACATCGGTGCCCGGCGAACTCGATCGGCGCGCCGCGCTGGTGCCGAATGTGAAGCGGCTCGGCGTGCCGGCGACAGGGCACAATCTTCAACATGACGCGCCGGCGCTCATGGCAAGGCTGGTCGAGCGCTTCATCCACGATCCCGGAGATCCGATTTTCGACCGCGCAATCGTCAGCAGTCCGGAGGAAGTTGATCCGCTTGCGCCAGACTTGGATCGAGAGCGAGCACGGAGCCTAGATTAG
- a CDS encoding enoyl-CoA hydratase/isomerase family protein has protein sequence MAFETILYDVTDGVATVTFNRPDAMNATTDQFYREMQGLIRDIAADDAIGAVIITGAGRAFCAGADVKSMNPDMALLDRRKRHRWILADILRPLVNLEKPVIAAVNGAAVGAGFNIALAADIIIASEAAVFSQIFTRLGLVPDLGGLHLLTRVVGLNKAKELCFTAKKINAQEALSLGVANHVVPADKLMEEARKLAVEIAAGPPTALAMIKTLLNKSSNSTLEQMLEFESYAQTLAYTTPEHKEGVAAFREKRAPNFRKA, from the coding sequence GTGGCGTTTGAAACCATCCTCTACGACGTGACCGACGGCGTCGCGACTGTCACGTTCAATCGTCCGGATGCGATGAATGCGACCACCGATCAGTTCTATCGCGAGATGCAGGGATTGATTCGCGACATCGCCGCGGACGACGCCATCGGTGCGGTGATCATCACCGGCGCCGGGCGAGCCTTCTGCGCTGGCGCCGACGTCAAGTCGATGAACCCTGACATGGCGCTACTCGACCGCCGCAAGCGGCATCGCTGGATCCTGGCGGACATCCTGCGCCCGCTGGTCAATCTGGAGAAGCCGGTCATCGCGGCCGTCAATGGCGCCGCGGTCGGCGCGGGTTTCAACATCGCGCTGGCGGCTGACATCATCATTGCCAGCGAAGCGGCCGTGTTCAGCCAGATCTTTACCCGGCTCGGACTGGTCCCCGACCTCGGTGGCCTGCACCTGCTCACTCGCGTAGTTGGGCTGAACAAGGCGAAGGAACTCTGTTTCACAGCCAAGAAGATCAACGCCCAAGAGGCGCTTTCGCTCGGTGTGGCCAATCACGTCGTTCCTGCCGACAAGCTGATGGAAGAGGCGCGCAAGCTGGCCGTCGAGATCGCCGCTGGCCCGCCGACGGCGCTGGCCATGATCAAGACGCTGCTCAACAAGTCGTCGAATTCGACGCTCGAACAGATGCTTGAATTCGAGAGCTATGCCCAGACGCTGGCCTATACGACTCCCGAGCACAAGGAAGGCGTCGCGGCCTTCCGCGAGAAACGCGCGCCGAACTTCAGGAAGGCCTGA
- a CDS encoding acyl-CoA dehydrogenase family protein, whose product MDFDFSDEQYKFQETTRGLLDKNYDLDRLRKLLVGDGLDRELWDRLAENGTFSLLVPEEHGGMGLGFVDLSLVLEEYGRALVPAPVGETLTATDAIVRFGTDEQKQRLLPLIAEGKLKIVPAIAEAEAGYDPTDIAVTAVPSGNGWSISGRKVLVPHAATADFIMLAARFSEDGPLGLALIEPDRAGVSLREHSTLDPSSRFHELDLDSVAVVRDDIVGGEPTDASVTRLLDAGGVIAATMMTGISGKVLDTSVEYAKQRTQFGKQIGSFQAIKHRCADMAVAIDASRSAAYYAAWALAEEAPDRARAVSMAKSYCGDTSRFVCNEGVQIHGGMGFTWELGLHFYLRRAKVLEYSYGDAAYHRERVLAETIDELGIGMN is encoded by the coding sequence ATGGATTTCGACTTCAGCGACGAACAGTACAAGTTCCAGGAGACGACGCGAGGCTTGCTCGACAAGAACTACGACCTCGACAGGCTGCGCAAGCTCCTGGTCGGTGACGGCCTCGATCGCGAACTCTGGGACCGGCTCGCGGAGAACGGGACATTCTCCTTGCTGGTGCCGGAAGAGCATGGCGGCATGGGGCTGGGCTTCGTCGACCTCTCGCTTGTGCTGGAAGAATACGGCCGCGCCCTCGTGCCGGCGCCTGTCGGCGAGACGCTGACGGCGACCGACGCGATCGTGCGTTTTGGAACCGATGAACAGAAGCAGCGCCTGTTGCCACTGATTGCAGAAGGCAAGCTGAAGATCGTGCCGGCAATCGCCGAGGCTGAGGCTGGCTACGACCCGACGGATATCGCGGTGACCGCGGTGCCGTCCGGCAACGGCTGGAGCATCAGCGGGCGCAAGGTGCTGGTTCCGCATGCCGCGACTGCGGACTTCATCATGCTCGCCGCAAGGTTCAGCGAAGACGGCCCGCTCGGCCTGGCTCTCATCGAGCCCGATCGCGCCGGCGTCTCCCTGCGCGAGCATTCGACGCTCGATCCCTCCAGCCGCTTCCATGAGCTCGACCTCGATTCGGTGGCCGTCGTTCGAGACGACATCGTCGGCGGCGAGCCGACCGATGCATCGGTAACGCGGCTGCTCGACGCGGGCGGCGTCATTGCCGCGACGATGATGACCGGCATTTCCGGCAAGGTGCTCGACACATCGGTCGAATACGCCAAGCAGCGCACGCAGTTCGGCAAGCAGATCGGGTCGTTCCAGGCGATTAAGCATCGGTGTGCCGACATGGCCGTCGCGATCGACGCCAGCCGCTCCGCCGCCTACTACGCCGCTTGGGCACTAGCCGAGGAAGCGCCAGACCGCGCCCGAGCCGTCTCCATGGCGAAGTCCTATTGCGGCGACACGTCGAGATTCGTCTGCAACGAAGGCGTGCAGATCCATGGCGGCATGGGCTTCACCTGGGAACTCGGCCTGCACTTCTACCTCCGCCGCGCCAAGGTCCTCGAGTATTCGTATGGAGACGCGGCCTACCACCGCGAGCGCGTGCTGGCCGAAACGATCGACGAACTTGGAATTGGAATGAACTGA
- a CDS encoding thiolase family protein, with protein MSANRVAVISSTQTELRGNWSGAQHIDLIAAVVTDVFKGAGLTLDDVDFVFDSGSDVLDGRSISNCGFLGAMGAHHKEESRIEEDGLWAALYGVTKIASGAANVGLIIAYSKPSESDTSLFYSSQVEPFYQRPVGFDHRAASGIQAQRYMADHGVGEKQLAGLVSRRWAAAAAGRKVPVEAVPSESDVLSSQSVARPLTKLMMSRPTDGAVAILLGSEEIARRTTRTPVWITGMGMSGDRHSFATRKAGALEACEAAAKSAFKRAGWSKPTAAIAETSASSAATELMVLESIGLAKAGRAIGLLDDDKIAVNKSGGSLPADPIMATGLVRLAEASRQLAYPAEYGLKSPTTAIAHGAGGVGMQTHCVFTLEV; from the coding sequence ATGTCTGCAAACCGTGTCGCGGTGATTTCGTCGACGCAGACCGAGCTTCGCGGCAATTGGAGTGGCGCGCAGCACATCGATCTGATCGCCGCGGTCGTGACCGACGTCTTCAAGGGGGCGGGGCTGACGCTCGACGATGTCGATTTCGTCTTCGATTCCGGCAGCGACGTGCTCGATGGACGTTCCATCTCGAACTGCGGCTTCCTCGGCGCGATGGGCGCCCATCACAAGGAAGAATCGCGCATCGAGGAGGACGGCCTCTGGGCTGCACTCTACGGCGTCACCAAGATCGCCTCGGGCGCGGCGAATGTCGGGCTGATCATCGCCTATTCCAAGCCGTCAGAATCCGACACCAGCCTGTTCTACTCTTCCCAGGTCGAGCCTTTCTATCAGCGTCCCGTGGGCTTCGATCATCGCGCCGCCAGCGGCATTCAGGCGCAGCGCTACATGGCCGACCACGGGGTCGGCGAGAAACAGCTGGCTGGCCTGGTTTCCAGGCGGTGGGCCGCGGCGGCGGCTGGCCGCAAGGTGCCCGTCGAGGCCGTCCCGAGCGAGAGCGACGTGCTTTCGTCCCAGAGCGTCGCGCGGCCCCTCACCAAATTGATGATGTCGCGCCCGACCGATGGGGCGGTTGCGATCCTGCTCGGGTCGGAAGAGATCGCGCGGCGGACTACGCGTACGCCTGTCTGGATCACCGGCATGGGCATGTCTGGCGACCGCCATTCCTTCGCAACTCGCAAGGCGGGCGCTCTGGAAGCCTGCGAGGCGGCCGCGAAATCGGCGTTCAAGCGAGCTGGCTGGTCGAAACCGACCGCGGCAATCGCCGAGACCAGCGCCTCCTCGGCGGCGACCGAACTGATGGTCCTCGAATCCATCGGCCTTGCCAAGGCGGGCCGAGCCATCGGCTTGCTTGATGACGACAAGATCGCGGTGAACAAATCCGGTGGCTCCCTGCCGGCAGATCCCATCATGGCGACCGGCTTGGTTCGTCTTGCGGAAGCGTCCCGCCAACTCGCCTATCCTGCCGAATACGGCTTGAAATCGCCGACCACGGCCATCGCGCACGGCGCCGGCGGCGTCGGCATGCAGACGCACTGCGTCTTCACCCTGGAGGTTTGA